The following are encoded together in the Glycine soja cultivar W05 chromosome 5, ASM419377v2, whole genome shotgun sequence genome:
- the LOC114412602 gene encoding berberine bridge enzyme-like 18 gives MPSTKIMPLSSYSTVVAIALLFSFTSSEHTQENFVQCLHNYPHNINATSISKVLYTQTNSSYSSILDFSIKNLRFSNVSSKPLVIVTPLVVSHIQATIICSQRHGMQIRTRSGGHDYEALSYVAKAPFVVIDLINLGEIKVEMENNTAWVPAGASIGELYYRISEKSTTLGFPAGVCPTVGTGGHFSGGGYGFLMHKFGLAADNVIDAHIVDVNGNLLDREAMGEDLFWAIRGGGGASFGVIVAWKVKLVPVPSTVTVFYVPRTLEQNATEIIHKWQLVANKLDNGLMIRVNLERVNSSQNGKPTVVATFESMYLGGVDQLIPLMQKSFPELGLVREDCTEMSWIDSVVYMSQFTNGQPREALLNRSISDLPFFKGKSDYVRDPIPDVGLKGLWPLFYEDEAQGAVIQFTPYGGKMYEISESEIPFPHRSGNIFHIHYLVRWREEGEEAKQKYINWIRRAYKYMEPFVSKSPRAAYLNYRDLDIGVNNNNGNTSYSQASIWGLKYFKNNFNRLARVKSMVDPLNFFRNEQSIPPLKSKGLNMQVENLGAVNVIIK, from the coding sequence ATGCCATCAACAAAAATTATGCCTCTAAGCTCATATTCTACCGTTGTTGCCATAgcgcttttattttcatttacatCTTCAGAACATACTCAAGAAAACTTTGTTCAATGTCTTCACAATTATCCCCATAATATCAACGCCACCTCAATCTCCAAGGTTCTTTACACCCAAACCAACTCCTCATACTCCTCTATACTAGATTTTTCCATTAAAAATCTTAGGTTCTCCAACGTAAGCTCTAAACCCCTTGTCATTGTGACACCTCTTGTTGTCTCCCACATTCAAGCCACCATAATCTGTTCCCAACGCCATGGCATGCAGATTCGAACCCGAAGTGGAGGCCACGATTATGAGGCTCTCTCCTACGTTGCCAAGGCTCCATTTGTGGTCATTGACCTCATAAACCTTGGAGAAATCAAAGTGGAAATGGAAAACAACACTGCATGGGTTCCAGCTGGGGCATCTATTGGTGAACTTTACTACAGAATTAGCGAGAAAAGCACAACACTTGGGTTCCCAGCAGGTGTGTGTCCCACTGTGGGCACTGGTGGCCACTTCAGTGGAGGTGGCTATGGATTCTTGATGCATAAGTTTGGTCTTGCTGCTGATAATGTAATTGATGCTCACATAGTTGATGTGAATGGTAATCTTCTTGATAGAGAAGCAATGGGTGAGGATCTGTTTTGGGCCATTAGAGGAGGTGGGGGAGCAAGCTTTGGAGTCATCGTGGCTTGGAAGGTAAAACTAGTTCCAGTTCCATCAACTGTCACAGTGTTCTATGTTCCAAGGACATTGGAACAGAATGCAACTGAGATAATTCATAAGTGGCAACTTGTGGCAAATAAACTTGACAATGGACTAATGATTAGGGTCAACTTGGAAAGGGTAAATTCAAGTCAAAATGGGAAGCCAACAGTAGTAGCTACATTTGAGTCCATGTACCTTGGAGGTGTGGATCAACTCATTCCCTTGATGCAAAAGAGCTTCCCAGAGTTGGGTTTGGTCAGAGAAGATTGTACTGAGATGAGTTGGATAGATTCAGTTGTCTATATGTCTCAATTTACAAATGGTCAACCCCGTGAAGCTTTGCTGAACAGAAGTATAAGTGATTTACCATTCTTCAAAGGAAAATCTGATTATGTGAGGGATCCGATTCCTGATGTTGGGTTAAAAGGGTTATGGCCATTGTTTTATGAAGATGAGGCTCAAGGTGCTGTTATTCAGTTCACTCCTTATGGAGGTAAGATGTATGAGATTTCAGAATCAGAAATTCCATTCCCTCACAGATCTGGAAACATATTCCATATTCATTACTTGGTGCGTTGGCGAGAGGAAGGGGAGGAGGCAAAACAAAAGTACATAAACTGGATTAGGAGAGCGTACAAATATATGGAACCTTTTGTTTCAAAGTCTCCTAGAGCTGCATATCTAAATTATAGAGACCTTGACATTGGAGTAAATAATAACAATGGCAACACAAGCTACAGCCAAGCCAGCATTTGGGGTCTTAAGTATTTCAAAAACAACTTCAATAGATTGGCAAGAGTGAAGAGCATGGTTGATCCTCTAAACTTCTTTAGAAACGAACAGAGCATACCTCCTCTCAAGTCGAAGGGACTCAACATGCAAGTAGAAAACCTTGGAGCTGTAAAtgtcattataaaataa
- the LOC114412604 gene encoding uncharacterized protein LOC114412604 codes for MPSTENQGSSSSFSSFGRSIFGARQEQVHSVEASNESDSCNLELGLFQKHVTDRFQVLSAASDEEFLSIDWIQKLLGAFISCQEEFRAILLNNKEQVTKPPFDRMISEFFERSVKALDICNASRDGIEKIRTWQKHLEIVFCALGSSKRALTEGHFRRARKALMDLALATLDEKESGSVFSQRNRSFGRHNSSKDHHSSSGHSRSHSWSVSRSWSAAKQLQSIANNLVSPRATEIAAASGLVIPVYTINCILLIVLWTLVAAIPCQDRGLSIHFSVPRQLSWSTPVTALYERITEESKKRERRNSNGLLKEIYQVEVSSRRLTDLIDSAQFPLANDQKTEVERDVMELMSVCEAFRNGLDPLERQVREVFRKIMACRTEGLDYLGTSSHTEQ; via the coding sequence ATGCCTTCTACAGAAAATCAGGGCTCTTCGTCGTCGTTTTCCTCGTTTGGCCGTTCCATATTTGGTGCCAGGCAGGAGCAGGTTCATTCTGTGGAAGCAAGTAATGAATCTGATTCCTGTAATTTAGAGCTTGGATTGTTCCAGAAGCATGTTACAGATCGGTTTCAAGTCCTTTCTGCGGCTAGTGATGAGGAATTTCTCTCAATTGATTGGATTCAGAAGCTCCTTGGAGCATTTATCAGCTGCCAAGAGGAATTCAGAGCCATTCTGTTGAATAACAAAGAGCAGGTCACGAAACCCCCCTTTGATCGCATGATTTCTGAATTCTTTGAGAGGTCGGTGAAGGCACTTGACATTTGTAATGCTAGCCGAGATGGGATTGAGAAGATTCGCACATGGCAAAAGCATCTGGAAATTGTGTTTTGTGCCTTGGGTTCGAGTAAGAGAGCATTAACTGAAGGCCATTTCCGGAGGGCAAGAAAGGCACTGATGGATTTAGCATTGGCAACGCTTGATGAAAAAGAATCTGGATCAGTTTTTTCTCAGCGTAATAGGTCTTTTGGGCGACATAACTCAAGCAAGGATCATCACTCCTCATCAGGGCATTCAAGATCGCATTCGTGGAGTGTCTCTCGTTCCTGGTCTGCAGCCAAGCAACTACAATCCATTGCGAATAACCTTGTTTCTCCCCGTGCTACTGAGATTGCTGCAGCAAGTGGGCTTGTGATTCCTGTTTATACAATAAACTGTATTCTCCTGATAGTTTTGTGGACCCTTGTTGCAGCCATTCCTTGTCAGGATAGGGGTCTAAGCATTCATTTTTCAGTCCCGCGGCAATTATCCTGGAGCACTCCCGTTACCGCACTTTATGAACGGATCACAGAGGAGTCAAAGAAGCGAGAGCGCCGAAACTCAAATGGTTTGTTGAAGGAGATATATCAAGTTGAGGTAAGCAGCCGACGCTTGACCGACCTCATAGATTCAGCTCAGTTTCCGTTGGCAAATGACCAGAAAACGGAAGTTGAGCGCGATGTGATGGAGCTAATGAGTGTTTGTGAAGCTTTCAGAAATGGATTGGATCCATTGGAGCGCCAAGTGAGGGAGGTCTTCCGGAAGATAATGGCTTGTCGAACTGAGGGGCTTGATTACCTCGGCACGTCAAGCCATACGGAGCAATGA